In Sulfitobacter sp. OXR-159, one DNA window encodes the following:
- a CDS encoding aspartate aminotransferase family protein, giving the protein MIPSVLPTYNRAPLTFVKGEGTWLIEADGRRFLDLGAGIAVNALGHAHPALVKALTDQAQALWHTSNLYHIPQQEALADRLVAETFADTAFFCNSGTEACELAVKMARKYFYEAGQPERVEIITFSGSFHGRSSAGIAAAGSEKMTKGFGPLLPGFVHLDLGDSDALEAAITDKTAAIMVEPVQGEGGIRAVPDAELQQMRALCDQHGLLLIMDEVQCGVGRTGRLFAHEWAGVTPDIMMVAKGIGGGFPLGAVLATEKAASGMTAGTHGSTYGGNPLGCAVGCAVLDVVADAGFLAEVNRKAGLMRQRLEGLVADHPGVFEEVRGAGLMLGLKCKVTNADVVAAGYANELITVPAADNVIRLLPPLTISDDEIAEAVTRLDAIARALTPA; this is encoded by the coding sequence ATGATCCCTTCCGTTCTGCCAACCTACAATCGCGCCCCTTTGACCTTTGTCAAAGGCGAAGGCACATGGCTGATCGAGGCGGATGGGCGACGTTTTCTCGACCTTGGCGCGGGGATCGCAGTGAACGCGCTTGGTCATGCGCATCCAGCGCTGGTGAAGGCGCTGACGGATCAGGCCCAAGCGCTGTGGCACACGTCAAACCTTTACCACATCCCGCAGCAAGAGGCGCTGGCTGACCGGCTGGTGGCCGAGACTTTTGCCGACACGGCATTTTTCTGCAATTCAGGGACCGAGGCTTGCGAGTTGGCCGTGAAGATGGCGCGCAAGTATTTCTATGAAGCAGGCCAGCCCGAGCGGGTTGAGATCATCACTTTCAGCGGGTCGTTCCACGGCCGTTCATCTGCCGGGATTGCCGCGGCGGGGTCTGAGAAAATGACCAAAGGTTTCGGCCCGCTGCTGCCGGGTTTCGTACATCTCGATCTTGGCGACAGTGACGCGCTGGAGGCCGCCATCACCGATAAAACCGCCGCCATCATGGTGGAGCCGGTTCAGGGCGAAGGCGGCATCCGCGCCGTGCCTGACGCCGAGTTGCAGCAGATGCGCGCGCTATGTGACCAACATGGGCTGTTGCTGATAATGGACGAGGTGCAGTGCGGCGTGGGCCGGACCGGACGGCTCTTTGCCCATGAATGGGCCGGGGTGACACCCGATATCATGATGGTCGCCAAGGGCATCGGCGGGGGCTTTCCGCTGGGCGCGGTGCTGGCCACGGAGAAGGCCGCCTCGGGCATGACCGCGGGCACCCATGGGTCGACCTATGGCGGCAACCCGCTGGGCTGTGCCGTGGGCTGCGCCGTGCTGGATGTGGTCGCCGACGCGGGCTTTCTGGCAGAGGTGAACCGCAAAGCGGGGCTGATGCGTCAGCGCCTTGAGGGGCTGGTGGCCGACCATCCGGGTGTCTTTGAAGAGGTCCGTGGCGCGGGGCTGATGCTGGGGCTGAAATGCAAAGTAACGAACGCGGATGTGGTCGCTGCGGGCTATGCCAATGAGTTGATCACCGTACCCGCCGCGGACAATGTGATCCGCCTTCTGCCGCCGCTGACCATTTCCGACGATGAGATCGCCGAGGCCGTGACCCGCCTTGACGCCATCGCGCGCGCGCTGACCCCGGCCTGA
- a CDS encoding GcrA family cell cycle regulator encodes MSWTDERVETLKKMWGEGQSASQIAKELGGVTRNAVIGKVHRLGLSNRTAGAPAAAAAAKPEPKAKPAAPKAEAKPKPTTKPAAEPEVEAAPAPEAEEPAAAPAPKPNLPARKQIIPAGQPLPPQPSANEISPEALAKVSEIEKKAKKIGLMELTERTCKWPVGDPATDDFWFCGLPVQQGKPYCEAHVGVAFQPMSARRDRRR; translated from the coding sequence ATGTCCTGGACTGATGAGCGCGTAGAGACACTTAAAAAGATGTGGGGCGAAGGCCAGTCCGCCAGCCAGATCGCGAAAGAACTGGGCGGGGTGACGCGCAATGCCGTGATCGGCAAGGTGCACCGTCTGGGCCTGTCGAACCGCACCGCCGGGGCACCCGCCGCCGCAGCGGCCGCCAAGCCAGAGCCCAAGGCCAAGCCCGCAGCGCCCAAGGCCGAGGCCAAGCCAAAGCCCACCACCAAGCCAGCAGCGGAACCCGAGGTCGAAGCCGCCCCTGCGCCCGAAGCCGAAGAGCCCGCCGCAGCCCCGGCGCCCAAGCCCAACCTGCCCGCGCGCAAACAGATCATCCCCGCAGGCCAACCGCTGCCGCCGCAGCCTTCGGCCAATGAGATCAGCCCAGAGGCGCTCGCCAAGGTCAGCGAAATCGAGAAGAAGGCCAAGAAGATCGGCCTGATGGAACTGACCGAGCGGACCTGTAAATGGCCCGTCGGCGACCCCGCGACCGATGACTTCTGGTTCTGTGGCCTGCCCGTGCAACAGGGCAAACCCTATTGCGAGGCCCACGTCGGCGTCGCCTTCCAACCCATGAGCGCCCGGCGCGACCGCCGCCGCTAA
- a CDS encoding SseB family protein — translation MIEPTPLDQAHAAMTAAPEDDAARLRFYERIADVELFMLLEDEPQGDQISPVLLDDSYVMVFDRAARLSAHVGEASPYVALSGRAIAAMLEGQPLGMAVNIGVAPSEILLPAEAMDWLRSTLAHAPGEVEAGIDRVFPPQGLPETLIAAIDAKLATATGMAAGAFLVGVEYTGGGRGHLLAFVGAIPRAQDALVRAASEALTFSGIEAGAMDVGFFGPKDAVVEKLARVGLRFDLPQMEPLQNTPRMAPGSDPAKPPKLR, via the coding sequence CTGATTGAGCCGACCCCGCTGGACCAAGCCCATGCCGCGATGACGGCCGCCCCCGAGGATGACGCCGCCCGCCTCCGCTTTTACGAGCGTATCGCCGATGTTGAGCTTTTCATGTTGTTGGAGGATGAACCGCAGGGCGATCAGATCAGCCCGGTGCTGCTCGACGATAGCTATGTCATGGTCTTCGACCGCGCCGCGCGGCTCTCGGCTCATGTGGGAGAGGCGTCTCCCTATGTGGCGCTTTCGGGCCGGGCGATTGCTGCAATGTTGGAGGGGCAGCCGCTTGGCATGGCGGTGAACATCGGCGTGGCCCCGTCGGAGATCCTCTTGCCTGCCGAGGCGATGGACTGGCTGCGCAGCACCTTGGCCCATGCGCCGGGCGAAGTGGAGGCAGGCATCGACCGCGTGTTCCCGCCGCAGGGCTTGCCTGAGACGCTGATCGCCGCGATTGATGCGAAATTGGCGACGGCCACCGGCATGGCGGCAGGCGCGTTCCTCGTTGGGGTTGAATATACCGGCGGCGGGCGCGGGCATCTGCTGGCCTTCGTCGGCGCGATCCCCCGCGCGCAGGATGCGCTGGTGCGGGCGGCGTCCGAGGCGTTGACCTTCTCGGGAATTGAGGCAGGGGCGATGGATGTGGGCTTCTTTGGTCCCAAGGATGCGGTGGTCGAAAAACTGGCCCGCGTTGGTCTGCGCTTTGACCTGCCACAAATGGAGCCTTTGCAGAACACGCCCCGGATGGCCCCCGGCAGTGATCCGGCAAAGCCTCCGAAACTGCGCTGA
- a CDS encoding uracil-DNA glycosylase family protein, whose protein sequence is MKDIRDDLAACRLCAERFAVTATQHRPRPIVWFKPGARLLIASQAPGKRVHEAGKPFWDMSGSRLRDWLGLDEATFYDRNRVAIVPMGFCFPGYDAKGSDLPPPRICAQTWRKPVLEMLPDLRLTVLIGAYAMKYHLPGFRNVTEAVAGWRDHPPGVFALPHPSWRNTGWLNKNPWFAEEVLPRLRAPVSEVMNDRAPN, encoded by the coding sequence ATGAAGGATATCCGAGATGATCTGGCGGCCTGTCGCCTTTGTGCCGAGCGTTTTGCCGTGACGGCGACCCAGCATCGCCCACGGCCCATCGTCTGGTTCAAACCCGGCGCGCGGCTGCTTATTGCCAGCCAAGCGCCCGGCAAACGGGTGCATGAGGCGGGAAAGCCGTTCTGGGACATGTCCGGCAGCCGCCTGCGCGACTGGTTGGGGCTGGATGAGGCGACATTTTATGACCGCAACCGTGTGGCCATCGTGCCGATGGGCTTTTGCTTTCCGGGCTATGACGCCAAGGGCAGTGACCTGCCGCCGCCGCGTATCTGTGCGCAGACATGGCGCAAACCGGTGCTTGAGATGCTGCCCGACCTGCGTCTGACGGTGCTGATCGGGGCCTATGCGATGAAATATCACCTTCCCGGATTTCGCAATGTGACCGAGGCCGTGGCGGGGTGGCGCGATCATCCGCCGGGGGTCTTTGCCTTGCCTCATCCGTCGTGGCGCAATACCGGATGGTTGAACAAGAATCCCTGGTTCGCGGAAGAGGTCCTCCCCCGTCTGCGCGCCCCCGTGTCCGAGGTGATGAATGACCGAGCCCCAAACTGA
- a CDS encoding ArsR/SmtB family transcription factor produces the protein MKQESATPALTLAASSFAALGSEQRLLMLRTLVRAGSAGLSIGTLGERTGVTGSTLTHHLKLLASAGLVKQEKQGRSTICAAVAYEEVRALANFLLTECCADAINECTERDHG, from the coding sequence ATGAAACAAGAATCCGCAACCCCCGCCCTCACCCTCGCCGCCAGCAGCTTTGCAGCACTTGGATCGGAACAGCGCCTCTTGATGCTGCGCACCTTGGTGCGCGCCGGATCGGCGGGGCTGAGCATCGGCACGCTGGGCGAACGCACCGGGGTGACCGGCTCGACCCTGACGCATCACCTGAAACTCTTGGCCTCTGCCGGATTGGTGAAACAAGAAAAGCAAGGCCGCAGCACAATTTGCGCCGCCGTCGCCTATGAAGAAGTGCGGGCGCTGGCGAATTTCCTGCTCACCGAATGCTGCGCAGACGCAATCAACGAATGTACGGAGCGTGATCATGGCTGA
- a CDS encoding permease produces the protein MAETTQSPPVLHRLAFLKGAWGITLALLALIALLDPPQIVPTVIFTAEALLGTAPFIAFAVLAVAYLKASGAESLLARAFEGNPARMVVMAAALGGLSPFCSCEVIPFIAALLAVGAPLGAVMAFWLASPLMDPAMFAITSGTLGFDFAVAKTIAALGVGMVGGFTVLALSRTPLFNDPLRAQPAKSSCCSSAKPFSGAPVWKFWQDADRRASFNDTALTNALFLVKWLTLAYVVEALMLTYVPAEWIANILGGTGIMPIILGALVGAPAYLNGYAAVPLIDALLAQGMTQGAAMSFVIAGGVSCIPAAIAVWALVKPHVFAAYLAFAFVGAIFAGMAWQWVA, from the coding sequence ATGGCTGAAACCACGCAATCCCCTCCCGTGCTCCATCGACTGGCGTTTTTGAAAGGCGCTTGGGGCATCACCTTGGCTCTTCTTGCCCTCATCGCCCTGCTGGATCCCCCGCAAATCGTGCCGACCGTTATCTTCACCGCCGAAGCGCTTTTGGGCACCGCCCCGTTCATCGCCTTCGCCGTGCTGGCCGTGGCATATCTCAAAGCCAGCGGCGCCGAGAGCCTGCTCGCCCGCGCATTTGAGGGCAATCCGGCCCGGATGGTGGTCATGGCCGCCGCCCTTGGCGGGCTGTCGCCCTTTTGCAGCTGCGAGGTGATCCCCTTTATCGCTGCCCTGCTCGCCGTTGGCGCCCCGCTGGGTGCGGTTATGGCCTTCTGGCTTGCCTCCCCCTTGATGGATCCGGCCATGTTCGCGATCACCTCCGGCACGCTGGGGTTCGATTTCGCCGTGGCGAAAACCATCGCAGCACTCGGCGTTGGCATGGTCGGCGGCTTCACCGTATTGGCTCTATCGCGGACCCCGCTCTTTAATGATCCGCTGCGCGCCCAGCCCGCGAAAAGCAGCTGCTGTTCTTCGGCCAAACCCTTCTCCGGCGCGCCGGTTTGGAAGTTTTGGCAAGACGCCGATCGCCGGGCAAGTTTCAACGACACGGCGCTGACCAACGCGCTGTTCCTCGTGAAATGGCTTACGCTCGCCTATGTGGTCGAAGCCTTGATGCTGACCTACGTGCCCGCAGAATGGATCGCCAATATCTTGGGCGGCACCGGGATCATGCCCATTATCCTCGGCGCTTTGGTGGGGGCACCGGCCTATCTCAACGGCTATGCCGCCGTGCCACTGATCGACGCGCTGCTGGCCCAAGGCATGACCCAAGGCGCGGCCATGTCCTTTGTCATCGCAGGCGGGGTAAGCTGCATTCCGGCGGCCATCGCAGTCTGGGCGCTGGTCAAACCGCATGTCTTTGCCGCCTACCTTGCCTTTGCCTTTGTTGGCGCCATCTTCGCGGGCATGGCTTGGCAATGGGTGGCATAA
- a CDS encoding cation diffusion facilitator family transporter, with the protein MGHGHHHHVDPESGDGKVAAAVGINIVLTVAQVIGGIVAGSLSLIADALHNFSDAIALIIAFAARKIARRPADAQMTFGYGRIEAVAALVNYTTLIVIGLYLVYEAVLRFYDPSPVAGWIIVIVAGIALLFDLGTAALTYRLSKSSVNIRAAFLHNLADALGSVAVIVAGSAVILFGWHWVDPAATLLIAGYILWQSFTEMPGVVRILMLGSPPDIDAHAVIATIKDIPGVASVHHLHLWMMDEHAAAVDAHVVLTAETQATPAGIRDQIKAALAERYHLHHSTLEMENAQQCCAEAKVIGH; encoded by the coding sequence ATGGGGCACGGACATCATCACCACGTTGATCCCGAAAGCGGCGACGGCAAGGTCGCCGCCGCGGTCGGGATCAACATCGTCCTGACGGTGGCCCAAGTCATCGGCGGGATCGTGGCGGGCAGCCTGTCGCTCATTGCTGATGCCCTGCATAATTTCAGCGATGCCATAGCGTTGATCATCGCCTTTGCCGCGCGCAAGATCGCTCGCCGCCCGGCAGATGCGCAAATGACCTTTGGCTATGGCAGGATTGAGGCGGTGGCCGCATTGGTCAATTACACGACCCTGATCGTGATCGGTCTCTATCTTGTCTACGAAGCTGTGCTGCGGTTCTATGATCCCTCCCCCGTCGCCGGGTGGATCATTGTCATAGTCGCAGGCATCGCGCTGCTGTTCGACCTGGGCACGGCGGCGCTGACCTACCGCCTGTCGAAGTCCAGCGTGAACATCCGGGCCGCCTTTTTGCACAATCTGGCCGATGCGCTCGGCTCAGTCGCCGTGATCGTGGCTGGCAGCGCCGTGATTCTCTTTGGCTGGCATTGGGTTGATCCGGCAGCCACCTTGCTCATCGCGGGCTATATCCTCTGGCAATCCTTCACCGAAATGCCGGGCGTTGTGCGTATCCTGATGCTGGGCAGCCCGCCTGACATCGATGCCCATGCGGTGATCGCCACGATCAAAGACATTCCCGGCGTCGCCTCTGTTCACCATCTTCATCTTTGGATGATGGATGAACATGCCGCGGCGGTGGATGCCCATGTGGTGCTGACGGCAGAAACCCAAGCTACGCCTGCCGGGATTCGGGACCAGATCAAAGCGGCGCTGGCAGAACGCTACCACCTGCACCACAGCACGCTGGAAATGGAAAACGCACAGCAGTGCTGCGCGGAAGCGAAGGTCATCGGTCACTAA
- a CDS encoding IS5 family transposase, producing MTQMGFFDLSDRYASLDAKKDPLVEIDAVVPWEEFRSILDEVWRKPDAERKSRAGRKPMDTVLMFKTLVLSALYNLSDDQIEYQVRDRLSFMRFLGLSLADRVPDAKTVWLYRDALAQAGKVEELFRQFDGYLARQGYIARGGQILDASIVAVPRNHNTRDENASIKKGENPEHWENKPAKRSQKDVDARWTKKHGKSHYGYKNHVNVDRKHKLVRRYHVSDAALHDSQAVDHLLMRGNTGSGVWADAAYRSEETEAKLRARKLKSHIHRKGKRGKPLTDQAKGSNRTKSTVRVRVEHVFGAQTNDMGGTLVRSIGLVRAKARIGMKNLAYNMRRLVQLRRINPCPA from the coding sequence ATGACGCAGATGGGTTTCTTTGATCTTTCCGACCGCTATGCGAGCCTTGACGCGAAGAAGGACCCATTGGTTGAGATCGATGCGGTCGTGCCGTGGGAGGAGTTTCGTTCTATTTTGGATGAGGTTTGGCGCAAGCCTGATGCGGAGCGCAAGTCGCGCGCAGGCCGCAAGCCGATGGACACTGTGCTGATGTTCAAGACGCTGGTGCTGAGCGCACTCTACAACCTGTCGGACGATCAGATCGAATATCAGGTCCGTGACCGGCTGTCCTTTATGAGGTTTCTGGGACTTAGCCTTGCGGACCGGGTGCCGGATGCAAAGACGGTGTGGCTGTATCGCGATGCGCTGGCGCAGGCGGGCAAGGTGGAAGAGCTGTTTCGTCAATTTGACGGGTATTTGGCGCGGCAGGGGTATATCGCTCGGGGTGGGCAAATTCTTGATGCCTCTATTGTGGCGGTGCCGCGCAATCACAACACGCGCGACGAGAACGCGTCAATCAAGAAGGGCGAGAACCCCGAGCATTGGGAAAACAAGCCCGCCAAGCGCAGCCAGAAGGACGTGGACGCGCGCTGGACGAAAAAGCACGGCAAGAGCCATTACGGCTACAAGAACCATGTGAACGTCGACCGAAAGCACAAGCTGGTCCGGCGCTATCACGTCAGCGATGCCGCGCTGCATGACAGTCAAGCGGTGGATCACCTGCTGATGCGAGGCAATACCGGCTCCGGTGTGTGGGCGGATGCGGCCTATCGGTCCGAGGAGACGGAGGCGAAATTGCGCGCGCGGAAGCTGAAAAGTCACATCCACCGTAAGGGGAAACGCGGCAAACCTCTCACAGATCAGGCCAAGGGCAGCAATCGGACCAAATCCACCGTTCGGGTCCGGGTGGAACATGTATTCGGCGCACAGACCAACGACATGGGTGGCACCCTTGTGCGTAGCATTGGTCTGGTGCGAGCCAAGGCTAGGATCGGGATGAAGAACCTCGCATATAACATGCGACGCCTCGTTCAACTGCGCCGCATCAACCCGTGTCCGGCGTGA
- a CDS encoding sensor histidine kinase codes for MSQEKVTYGPIHTPHLADATKVQQMRDYSQVGVNLFWQRQMIFAAAICLSAFYYELWLSITTLIFIAISETFDYLLFLRITRWRGRSPRLARLFMNRIYLGTVLSAGVISYFALGIALQQGATTHFLPLFFLFAAALFASMNNHHILPVLMLRLAIYGATFLFIPIWDIVRTGASIESELWTQLFTVVFVLYFIVDCSRIFMKMYRTNLRQLEELKAEHEKTKIAFKVKTEFVSTISHELRTPMTSIKGSLDMACAGVLGEMTPQMEKVLKIAQRNSARLTSIINEILDLQKFEAGKVSFDIEPLEVQTIIEDAIELNQAFAGNLGVTLRYAKPSDAAGIATDEKRLQQVMSNLLSNAAKFSPAGSTVKVTSVKHEDKVRISVIDEGIGLAESKREKVFDEFSQIDSSDQRAVGGTGLGMNISKRIIEALGGQIDYFKNAGPGTTFYIDMPLGNGSGRELAHGIHVKDMVNGDGPIGDEEPQKPSGDRAAA; via the coding sequence ATGTCGCAGGAAAAAGTAACATACGGGCCGATTCATACGCCGCATCTCGCTGACGCGACTAAGGTGCAGCAGATGCGGGATTATTCCCAAGTCGGCGTTAACCTGTTCTGGCAGCGGCAAATGATTTTTGCGGCGGCCATTTGCCTGTCCGCTTTCTACTACGAACTTTGGCTGTCGATCACGACGTTGATCTTTATCGCGATTTCCGAGACCTTTGACTACCTTCTCTTCTTGCGCATCACCCGGTGGCGCGGGCGCAGCCCCCGTTTGGCGCGGTTGTTCATGAACCGCATCTACCTCGGGACGGTGCTAAGCGCCGGGGTGATCAGCTATTTCGCGCTTGGGATTGCGCTTCAGCAGGGGGCGACGACCCATTTCCTGCCGCTGTTCTTCCTATTCGCGGCAGCGCTTTTTGCGTCGATGAACAACCATCATATCCTGCCAGTGTTGATGCTGCGGCTTGCGATCTATGGGGCGACATTCCTGTTCATTCCAATCTGGGACATCGTCCGCACCGGAGCGAGCATAGAGTCCGAGCTCTGGACCCAGTTGTTCACCGTGGTCTTCGTGCTTTATTTCATCGTCGATTGCTCGCGTATCTTCATGAAAATGTACCGCACCAACCTGCGCCAGTTGGAAGAGTTGAAAGCAGAGCATGAGAAGACCAAGATCGCGTTTAAGGTAAAAACCGAATTCGTTTCGACCATTAGCCACGAGCTGCGCACGCCGATGACATCGATCAAAGGGTCGCTCGATATGGCCTGCGCCGGGGTTCTGGGTGAAATGACCCCGCAGATGGAGAAGGTCTTGAAGATCGCGCAGCGCAATTCGGCGCGGCTCACGTCGATCATTAACGAGATTCTCGACCTGCAAAAGTTCGAGGCGGGCAAGGTGAGCTTTGATATCGAACCGCTTGAAGTGCAAACGATTATCGAAGACGCGATTGAGCTTAATCAGGCCTTTGCAGGCAACTTGGGCGTGACGCTGCGCTATGCCAAGCCTTCGGATGCGGCGGGAATTGCCACCGATGAAAAACGCCTGCAGCAGGTGATGTCCAACCTTCTGTCCAATGCGGCCAAATTCTCGCCCGCGGGGTCGACGGTGAAGGTCACCTCCGTCAAGCACGAGGATAAGGTGCGGATCAGCGTGATTGATGAGGGGATCGGCCTTGCGGAATCCAAGCGGGAGAAGGTCTTTGACGAATTCTCCCAGATCGACTCGTCTGACCAGCGCGCCGTGGGTGGCACCGGTCTGGGCATGAACATCTCCAAGCGGATCATCGAAGCCTTGGGCGGTCAGATCGACTACTTCAAAAACGCGGGCCCCGGCACGACGTTCTATATCGATATGCCGTTGGGCAATGGGTCCGGGCGCGAGCTGGCGCATGGGATACATGTCAAAGATATGGTCAACGGGGACGGGCCGATCGGCGATGAAGAGCCCCAGAAACCCTCCGGGGATCGGGCCGCGGCCTAG
- a CDS encoding acyl-homoserine-lactone synthase: MHQHGELFVNFLRARRRIFIDDKQWDLPQVDGMEFDQYDTPRARWIVLHEYGEVMGGVRLMPTTSTCAQYSYMLRDAQLGMLPDIPQDVLFFKAPVRDDIWEATRLFLTSAVPAQRRIVVQRMLMNQMAGAAYAMGASHVLGIVPATFSRWMTRLGLMSAVPVGPVQNIDGDRTQAALMNVSYIGEMTPTESTHTLH; this comes from the coding sequence ATGCATCAGCACGGTGAATTATTCGTCAATTTCCTCCGGGCCCGACGCCGAATCTTTATCGATGACAAGCAATGGGATCTCCCTCAGGTTGATGGGATGGAGTTTGACCAATACGACACGCCCCGCGCGCGCTGGATCGTTCTGCACGAGTATGGAGAGGTCATGGGCGGTGTGCGTTTGATGCCCACCACCTCGACCTGCGCGCAGTACAGCTACATGCTGCGCGATGCGCAGCTCGGGATGCTGCCGGACATTCCGCAGGACGTGCTGTTTTTCAAAGCGCCCGTCCGCGATGACATCTGGGAAGCCACCCGCCTTTTCCTGACCAGCGCGGTCCCCGCGCAGCGCCGCATTGTCGTGCAACGTATGCTCATGAACCAAATGGCCGGTGCCGCCTATGCCATGGGCGCAAGCCACGTTTTGGGCATCGTGCCTGCCACCTTTAGCCGGTGGATGACCCGGCTTGGCCTGATGAGCGCCGTGCCTGTAGGCCCTGTGCAAAACATCGACGGTGACCGTACGCAGGCGGCCTTGATGAACGTCAGCTACATCGGCGAGATGACCCCGACCGAAAGCACCCACACGCTGCATTGA
- a CDS encoding ABC transporter ATP-binding protein gives MLEFENVSKSFWTGSQHKVILDRVSFRVELGKSLGILAPNGTGKTTLINMMAGLEKPDDGEIRRSCNISFPLGFMGGVVNKVSAMENARYIARLYGLDPDYVESFCRWLCGLGEYFDQPLGTYSAGMRARFSFALMLALDFDIYLIDEGMPGTTDVEFNRKAGDILKERLQTTTIIIVSHQAHTLEKFARSAAVLLDGKLHMFDTLEEAKQLYDYETQG, from the coding sequence ATGCTGGAATTTGAAAATGTGTCCAAGTCCTTTTGGACGGGATCGCAGCACAAGGTCATCCTTGACCGGGTGTCTTTTCGCGTGGAACTTGGCAAGTCCTTGGGCATTCTGGCCCCCAACGGCACCGGCAAAACCACCCTGATCAACATGATGGCCGGGCTTGAGAAACCGGATGATGGTGAGATCAGGCGCAGCTGTAACATCTCGTTTCCATTGGGTTTTATGGGTGGCGTCGTCAACAAAGTCTCAGCCATGGAAAACGCCCGCTATATCGCGCGGCTCTATGGGCTTGACCCGGATTACGTCGAAAGTTTTTGCCGCTGGCTGTGCGGCTTGGGCGAATATTTCGACCAACCGCTTGGCACCTATTCCGCGGGGATGCGGGCGCGGTTCTCTTTCGCGCTGATGCTGGCGCTGGATTTTGACATCTATCTGATTGACGAAGGCATGCCCGGCACGACAGACGTAGAGTTCAACCGCAAGGCGGGCGACATTCTGAAAGAACGGCTGCAAACCACGACGATCATCATCGTTTCGCATCAGGCCCATACGCTTGAAAAGTTCGCCCGCTCCGCCGCTGTCCTTTTGGATGGTAAATTACATATGTTCGACACCTTGGAAGAAGCGAAACAGCTCTATGACTACGAAACCCAAGGCTAG